The DNA region AGGCCTGCACTTCATCGCGCTGGTTCGGCGTCAGGCCACGGCGCAACCACACCATGTCGCGCGACGTGTCGCTCAAACGGCGGATCACCGTCTCGCGATCGAGCCCCGGAAATACATTGCGCAGCGCATCGGCCGTTTCCGCCGCATTCCACACATTGCGCGGCTCAGCCGCCAACACGTACGCGCGCACCGTCGTCGCCAGCAGCTCGCCGTTGCGATCCACGATGTCCGCACGCGGCGTCGCCGCCACCGCCACGTTGCGGCGCGGCTCCGCCAACGGATCGCCAGAGAACGCCAATTGCACCGCGCGGCCCGCAAGCAGAAGCAGCACCGCGAAAATCCCGATCGCCAACAGCCGCACACGGTTGCGCGCCGGCGCGGCCTCGCGCGGATCGAGCGCGTCAATCGCCTCGACGCTTCTATGCGCGAACGGCCTCACTCCTCGGCCTTCGTCCTACGCGGCGCCGGCAGATGCCGATCCATCGCCGAAGCCGGCAACGCCGCACTTTCGCTGCCCACGCTCATGCCGAGATGATTTTCCGACATCTCTTCCACACGCGCCGGGCTTTCCAAATGCGCGATCTCAGCCCGCAGCGCGCGCAGGCTCGCTTCGGTTTCCTCAACCTGTTGTTCAAGCTGGCGCACATGGCGCTGCGTCTGCGCCGCGTCGGTCTTGGCCTTGTAAAGCCCCACCGCCAGCACAATGATTAGCACCATCGCCGCAATCTGCAGCGTGCGAACTAGTTGAGTTTTTTCCATTCGGCCTCCGCCTTCGGCGCCAGCGCCGGCGGTTCGAGTTCATCCCACGCCGGCGCATCCGTACGCACCGCCCAGCGCAAACTGGCGGAGCGCGCACGCGGATTGCGCGCCGTCTCTTCATCACTCGGCGCCGTTGCGCGCTTGCGCTCCAACACAAAGCTTGGCGCACGCTCTGGCGGCAGGTCCGGCATGAAGCGCGAGCCGCGCCCCTGCGCATCCGCACGCGCAGCGATGAATTGCTTGACCATGCGATCTTCCAGCGAATGGAACGACACCACGACCAGGCGCCCGCCCGGCTTCAGCGCCCGCTCCGCCGCCGACAAGCCACGCGCCAATTCGCCCAGCTCATCGTTCACCAGCATACGCAAAGCTTGAAACGTCTTCGTCGCCGGGTGCGTGCGCGCACCGCGCCGTCCGCCCACCGCTTTCTCAACCAGGTCGGCCAGTTGCAGCGTGCGCGTGATCCTTCCTGCCGCACGCGCCTGCACGATCGCGCGCGCAATGCGCCGGCTCTCATCGTCTTCGCCGTAATTATAGATCAGGTCCGCGAGCGCTGCTTCGCTCATGCCGTTCACGGCGTCGGCGGCGCTGGGGCCATCCTTCTCCATGCGCATGTCGAGCTCCGCGTCCTGCTGAAACGAGAACCCGCGGTCGGCCTGGTCGAGCTGAAACGAGGAAACGCCCAGGTCGAAC from Vitreimonas flagellata includes:
- the rsmH gene encoding 16S rRNA (cytosine(1402)-N(4))-methyltransferase RsmH, producing MSHAPVLLAEAMDALALRDGGVYVDATFGGGGYSRQMLGRADCRVIAYDRDPDAIARGAALISEEAQRFTLLQGRFGDLAPDELVDGVVFDLGVSSFQLDQADRGFSFQQDAELDMRMEKDGPSAADAVNGMSEAALADLIYNYGEDDESRRIARAIVQARAAGRITRTLQLADLVEKAVGGRRGARTHPATKTFQALRMLVNDELGELARGLSAAERALKPGGRLVVVSFHSLEDRMVKQFIAARADAQGRGSRFMPDLPPERAPSFVLERKRATAPSDEETARNPRARSASLRWAVRTDAPAWDELEPPALAPKAEAEWKKLN
- the ftsL gene encoding cell division protein FtsL — its product is MEKTQLVRTLQIAAMVLIIVLAVGLYKAKTDAAQTQRHVRQLEQQVEETEASLRALRAEIAHLESPARVEEMSENHLGMSVGSESAALPASAMDRHLPAPRRTKAEE